Sequence from the Verrucomicrobiota bacterium genome:
AGGGCCTTTCCCGTTCATTTTGCGTTTGAACGCGCCGAGGCTCCAGATAGCTTTTGCGAAAAGTCCAGCATGAAGAAATCTCCTCTCCTCAAAGCACGCCAGGCCTGTCTGGTGGCCAATGGCGACCTGCGTTTGTCCGCCAATCAAAAGTGTTGGCCCGCACAAGCGAAGATGGAGTCCGCCCTCTCCAACGCCTTGCGCGCCGAAGGCTGGTCCGCCGTGCGCGCCCACCCGTTCGATCGGGAGAAGAAGCATGGCTTCATCGATTCGCAGAAGATGGGGCTGGCGGTGTTTCGGTCGGTCGATCCCGACGCGCCGCTCATCGTCGCCGAATCCGTCTGGCAATACAGCCAGCACGTCCTGCCCGGACTTTACACGCATCGCGGCCCGATTCTGACCGTGGCCAACTGGAGCGGCACGTGGCCGGGATTGGTCGGCTTGCTGAACCTGAACGGTTCACTGACCAAGATGGGCGTGAAATACAGCACGCTCTGGAGCGAGGATTTCTCGGATCACTATTTCAAGCAAGGCCTGCGGCAGTGGCTGAACGAAGGCGTGGTCACGCACGATCAAAGCCACGTTCGGGATCTGGCGGTGCTGAAGTTGCCTCTGGCTGATGAACAACTGGGCAGAGACTTCGCGCGCGAGTTCCGGCGTGGCAAGGCCATTATGGGCGTCTTCGACGAAGGCTGCATGGGGATGCACAACGCGATCATTCCCGATGAACTTTTGAATCCCACCGGCGTGTTCAAAGAACGCCTGAGCCAGTCCGCGCTCTTCGCCGCCATGCAACTCGTGCCCGGCGCCGAGGCGGAGGCGGTTTATGCCTGGCTGAGCAAGAAGGGGATGAAGTTTGTGCTGGGCCAGGACGAAGCGACTGAATTGACCGAGAAGCAAATCTTGCAGCAGTGCAAAATGTACGTCGCAGCCGTCCGGCTCGCGGACGAGTTTGGGTGCGCCACAATTGGCATCCAATATCAGCAAGGCTTGAAGGATCTCGCGCCGGCCAGCGATCTGGTTGAAGGGCTGTTGAACAACGTGGACCGGCCGCCGGTGCGTAGCGTCAGGACTGGCCGAACCTTGTTTGCAGGGGAAGCCGTTCCGCACTTCAACGAAGTCGATGAATGTGCCGGGCTGGATGGGTTGGTCACGTATCGGCTTTGGCGGGAATTGGGATTTGCTCCGGAGAACACGCTGCACGATCTGCGGTGGGGACAACACTACA
This genomic interval carries:
- a CDS encoding fucose isomerase → MKKSPLLKARQACLVANGDLRLSANQKCWPAQAKMESALSNALRAEGWSAVRAHPFDREKKHGFIDSQKMGLAVFRSVDPDAPLIVAESVWQYSQHVLPGLYTHRGPILTVANWSGTWPGLVGLLNLNGSLTKMGVKYSTLWSEDFSDHYFKQGLRQWLNEGVVTHDQSHVRDLAVLKLPLADEQLGRDFAREFRRGKAIMGVFDEGCMGMHNAIIPDELLNPTGVFKERLSQSALFAAMQLVPGAEAEAVYAWLSKKGMKFVLGQDEATELTEKQILQQCKMYVAAVRLADEFGCATIGIQYQQGLKDLAPASDLVEGLLNNVDRPPVRSVRTGRTLFAGEAVPHFNEVDECAGLDGLVTYRLWRELGFAPENTLHDLRWGQHYKGDGIDDYVWVFLISGAAPPAHFVGGYKGASSERQPPMYFRLGGGTVKGISEPGHIVWSRVFVMDGRLHCDLGVAKVLALPQKETERRWRETTPQWPIMHAVLKGITRDQMMARHKSNHIQVVYAPSEKQAHRACRIKAAALAALGLEVHVCGEVALK